The genomic DNA CATGGTTCCACTTAAACGATTCGCCTTTGAAGGCAATCGAACTAAAACCGACAAAGACAACCAGCGTAATCACCTCCTGGATCACCTTCAATTGGATCAGGTTAAAAGGCCCGCCATTATCACGGAAACCCATCCGGTTTGCCGGGACCTGAAAACAATATTCAAAAAACGCTAAAAACCAGCTGAACAAGACAACACCGATCAACGGCAGATGCTCGAACCAACTGAACTGCTGCTTCATCTTCAAATGTCCGTACCAGGCACACGTCATAAAGATATTGGATGCGACCAATAACAGAATAGTATAAAATCCTTGCATGAGATGATTTATGATTTATGATTTATAATTTTAGGAAGATAGTCCTCCTGAATATTCGACATACTGCTCCAAAGGCTATAGCGCGCCTCAGGGTTGATCGCCTCCAGACGCGACAATACCTCCTTCATATCCGAACGGCTGGAGCCGGATTCGTACGGGCAATTCTTGATCTGTTTCCGATATCCTCTCCACACAGCAATCCGGGTCAAATCTTTCTCCTCCACCAGACACATGGGGCGGATAATCTCCATATCGAACTTATCCATCTTTAGGCGCGGTGGCATCGTTCCGATCGCTCCCTGGTGGATCATGTTCATCAGAAGGGTTTCGAGAATATCGTCCTGATGATGCCCGAGGGCGATCTTGTTGCAACCATGCCTCTTTGCAATATCGAACAAGGCTTTCCGCCGCGTCCAAGAACAAAGGAAACAAGGAGACTTGCGGGTATCGGTCGAAGCGTCGAAGCTCGTCTCATGCACGAAAAAGGAAAGGCCGTGCTCATCTGCCCGGCTTTTCAGGTAGTCAATATCCGAACGATAAGGGATATTTGACATCACGATATGCGTCACGATCACCTCGAACCGAGGCCGGAATATCTTGGAACGGCGTCCGAGCAAGTCCACCAACGCCAACGAATCTTTTCCCCCCGACAATCCGATCAATATACGGTCACCATCCACAATCAGACCATATTCGAATATCGCCTTCTTGACTTTCTCTTCTACTTTACGAAACAGGAGTTCCTCTTCTGTCAACTTTGCCATACTTTATTAATTAAGAATTAAAAATTAAGAATAAAAAAATAAGGGTTTTGATTCTTGATTTTAATTCCTATTTTTGTAATCGGACACAAAAGTAATGATTTTAGATTTATGGATTATAAATCTAAAATCAAAATCATAAATCATAAATCAATGAATTGGTTATCTAATAAACTGTTTTACACAATAGGAATCACGTTACTCTGCGGCGGGCTGCACGCACAAAGTCTGGCTGAAGCAAAAAAATTATACAATGAAGGTAAGTACGCGGAAGCCAAACCTGCCTTTGAAAAGCTGGTCAAACAAGCGCCAAGCAATTCCTCCTATAATCATTGGTATGGTGTCTGCTGCTACGAGACCGGTGATCTGACCGGTGCGGAAAAGCATTTGAAAGTAGCTGTCAAACGCAAAGTACAAGAAGCATACCGTTATATGTCCGAAGTCTACTACAAGACCTATCGTTTCGACGAAGCCGGAGAAATGCTGGAAGAATATATCAACCTGCTGGCAAAGAAAAAGCAGGATCCGCAATCGTTCGAAACCAGGCTCGACTTGGCAAACAATGCACAACGCATGATGGAAAAGGTGGAAGATGTTCAGATCATAGATAGCTTGGTCGTGGACAAAGACGATTTCCTTTCCGCCTATATCCTAAGCGAAGAAAGCGGCACACTCGATTCCTACAAAGATTTTTTCCAGACAAACGAGCCAGTGAGCTCGACCGTCTACAAGAACCAGAAAGGCGACAAGATTTACTATGCTCATTCGACAGACGGCGACCGTTATTGCCTTTTTACCCAGTCCATGCTTATGGACGAATGGGGGGACGAGAAACAATTACCGATGAACATCAACAGCAATGACGATGACAACTACCCGTTCGTCCTTTCCGATGGCGCCACGATCTATTATTCTTCCAAAGGGAACGGTTCGATTGGCGGTTATGACCTCTTCGTCACCCGCTACAACATCAATTCCGACACTTATCTGGCTCCAGAGCAGTTGGGCATGCCGTTCAATTCGCCCTACAATGATTATATGATGGTCTTCGATGAAGTGAAAGGATTGGGATGGTTTGTATCCGATCGTTTCCAGCCGGAAGGAAAAGCCTGTGTCTATCTCTTCATCCCGAATCCAGAGCATAAACGGGTGGAGAGCGA from Parabacteroides merdae ATCC 43184 includes the following:
- a CDS encoding DMT family protein, translating into MQGFYTILLLVASNIFMTCAWYGHLKMKQQFSWFEHLPLIGVVLFSWFLAFFEYCFQVPANRMGFRDNGGPFNLIQLKVIQEVITLVVFVGFSSIAFKGESFKWNHALAFLFLVAAVYLVFKK
- a CDS encoding tRNA 2-thiocytidine biosynthesis TtcA family protein; the protein is MAKLTEEELLFRKVEEKVKKAIFEYGLIVDGDRILIGLSGGKDSLALVDLLGRRSKIFRPRFEVIVTHIVMSNIPYRSDIDYLKSRADEHGLSFFVHETSFDASTDTRKSPCFLCSWTRRKALFDIAKRHGCNKIALGHHQDDILETLLMNMIHQGAIGTMPPRLKMDKFDMEIIRPMCLVEEKDLTRIAVWRGYRKQIKNCPYESGSSRSDMKEVLSRLEAINPEARYSLWSSMSNIQEDYLPKIINHKS
- a CDS encoding tetratricopeptide repeat protein, with protein sequence MNWLSNKLFYTIGITLLCGGLHAQSLAEAKKLYNEGKYAEAKPAFEKLVKQAPSNSSYNHWYGVCCYETGDLTGAEKHLKVAVKRKVQEAYRYMSEVYYKTYRFDEAGEMLEEYINLLAKKKQDPQSFETRLDLANNAQRMMEKVEDVQIIDSLVVDKDDFLSAYILSEESGTLDSYKDFFQTNEPVSSTVYKNQKGDKIYYAHSTDGDRYCLFTQSMLMDEWGDEKQLPMNINSNDDDNYPFVLSDGATIYYSSKGNGSIGGYDLFVTRYNINSDTYLAPEQLGMPFNSPYNDYMMVFDEVKGLGWFVSDRFQPEGKACVYLFIPNPEHKRVESEDIEVKRARAAITAIRDSWKESSDYADLIRLSHTEIPYGEKKIEKDFEFIIGNNIVYYKLDDINSPEAKGYYEKVVALNKQIKELNEKLDGLRVSYAEGNKARKEQLKPTILQAEEQLNALLEQPGELEKKARNAEINYLKNKR